GAGTTGTGTGGTGAATATCTCCGGAAAAACTACGAAATCAGATGCATAACTAGCGCCTACGTCAGCATAATAGTCACATTGCTGAGCAAATTCTTCAAATGAATTAATTTTTTTCATCATATATTGAATTGCACAAATTCTAACTGGAAATGATGTCTTGAAATGTCGTTTGGTTGTCGGTCTATAATCTACATTATTCCACTCCATAAGTGTGGCATATTTCATTGATGCTTCATCATCTATAAGGTAATTTCGGTTGATTCGCTTTAATGTAAATCCGTTCATTATTTGAAAAGTTAAGACAGGGTCATATATATTATGATGTAAAACCTCTTCTACATACTGTCGAGGCGTTAAATCATTAGCATGTGTTCGATAATTAGGAATTCTTCCCCCTATAATAATACTCTTTAAATTCATATTTCTTGCTAGTTCTTTTCTTGCCTCATAGAGTCTCCGACCGATCTTCATTCTGCGAAAATCAGGGTGAACAGCTACTTCTATACCATACAAATTATAACCTTCTGGATCATGATTGGTAATATAACCTTCATCGGTTATTTCATCCCACGTATGCTGATCATCATATTCATCGAAATTTATAATAAGACTAGAGCATGAACCGATAATTTGACCTTCAATTTCTACACAAAATTGACCTTCAGGAAACACCTCCAAGTGACTCATTAAATGCGATCGTTTCCATGGCGCCATATTAGGAAAGGAGATTCTCGACAATTCTATAATATTTTCTATATCATCATGCTTAATCGTTCTAACCACAATTTTCGTTTCAAATTTAGACATATCTAACGGATTCATTGAGTTTCATCCTTTCTCAGCCTGATTTCCTTTTTAATGATACAGGCCTTTTATAAATCTAATGGTTTTCCATCAAAAATGCAATGAACAGCATAATACTTAACCGACCTTTTAACAATAGAAAATTCGATTCGCCTTCACATCCACAATCTGTCCTTTATTCAAACCTCTGTTTATAGAACCTTTGGAATATTGAGCTAAAGTAAGCAAAAAAAGATCCCCATTGAAATGTGGAATCTTTTTTGCTATTAAGTCTAGTTATGTCCTAACCTCACGATGTCAGACCTTTTGCATTTCAGATAATGAAATGTGAACTTGTATTTTTCCAATGGAGCTGTCCATCGGTACACTAATAAACTTCTTTGTTGATCGATATGTTGAGGGGCCGTCATTAACAACTGGGGGTGTTACATCGATAATACAGTCTTCTTTAGACAATTCTGTAGCGGTTGAACCAGCAACCCAGTTACCAAATTCCTGAATTGCACTCCAACCAATATCATCAATAGCCTCAATGGTCATTCCACCCATCATCGTTCCTATTATCTTTTTAGCTGTCTCAATATCAAGTGTGCAAATAATTTGACCGGATAATTCGCCATGTACCCCCAATACGACGGAAACATCGTCTGAAGGTATAATACCTTGACCAGCTGTCGGTTTATTAGGGCTAATATCTATGCCAAAATGACTACTCATAATTGATTTGGTCGCGCGGCATACCGCGTTGATGTGATTAACGTTCACAAAACTTCACTCACCTTTCTTCTAAATGATACATCCGCTGATAATATAACTCAATAAATTCTTGACCCCTTTGGGCGTTATTAACATGACACAGCTTTTTGCTTCTATCATTTAGAACGCATACCTTTTCTGGTCATTACTCAGGTCTACCATCTCTTGTTTTTGTCAGCATTACCCTTTTATTAGCAATAGTCTTCACTATTAGCTCCGTTATTAGTATATGCATTTCCGTTCCAAGCATATAAGCGTTCTTTTGCAACGAACCTTTTTATCATACAATGGTTGTGTATCGTTTGTCACGATTTCACTGCTAAAGTATGATTTTCAACATAATAATAGTATAAAAGACCTCGAAAGAAGAAGAAAGAAGAAAAATCGATTTCACTATATACGCTACAATAGTCCTATGAGTATGACTATTTTTCTGAGGGTATCAGTTTTTCTTCCTACTTTATTGCAGGGGTTATTCACTAATTAAAGATGATATGAACCTCTCAAGGTATTAGACGACTATTTCGAGGATAACTCATTTAGTTTGTTGTTATATTCTCTTAACTTTATGTAAAAGAAAAAAAAACAGAGTGTTCATGAAGCTCATAAAGACCACTTCAGTACACTCTGTTTTTTCAAATATTTAGTTATCTGCTGCCTTTTTCATAAGGCTGACTCAATGCTTTTGGACCTTCTGCTTTACCTACAAATCCTGCAAGGGCAAGAATCGTTAATACATAAGGTAAAATGAGCATATAAACTTGTGGTACATTCGCCAATCCCGGTATTTGTTGAGCCGATATACTTAAGGCTTGAGCAAAACCGAAAAAGATAGCCGCTCCCATAGCACCTAAAGGGTGCCATTTACCAAATATAAGTGCTGCTAATGCCATAAATCCTTGGCCGACAATTGTGCCACCAGCAAAATTTCCGGCAGTTGTAATCGCATATACGGCTCCACCCATACCACCGAAAGCCCCACTGAGCATGACACCAATATAGCGCATTCGATTAACTTTAATCCCCATCGTATCGGCAGCCATAGGATGCTCCCCAACGGAGCGAAGCCTTAATCCAAATGGTGTTTTAAATACGACATACCAAACGATGACAGCTAGAATAAAGGCAATATATGTCGTAGCGAATATTCTTGAAAAGAACATAGGTCCAATAATTGGAATATCACTCAATATTGGGACATTTGTTCTAAAAATACGTGCTGAAATCGTATCTGTTTGCCCTCGCTCAAACACTTCCCTTACGATGAAAACGGTCAAGCCGACAGCAAGAAAATTCAATGCCACACCACTTACTATTTGATCTGCTTTTAATGTAATAGAAGCTACGGCATGAAAAAGTGAAAAGATGGCGCCTAATACAATGGCCACAATAATACCAAGCCATGGGGAAGCAGCCCCTAAGCCGACAGACTCGAAATAAAGAGTGCCGACAATACCTGCAAATGCCCCCATAACCATTAAGCCTTCAAGACCGATGTTGACGATCCCTGATCGTTCACTAAACAACCCGCCTAGTGCTGTTAGAAGTAAAGGGGTAGCTGCTATCAACGCAGCTGGTACAATCGTGTACAGGATTAATAAAAATTGATCCATTTATTTCCCCTCCTTCTTGCTGCTTTGCAGTCGACTATAGATCCAACGAATTAAATAGCTTGAGGCTACGAAGAAAATAATGAGCGCAATTATAATCTCAACAAGCTCTGGTGCAACACCAGCCTGTCCTTGCATATTGTTCGCACCTTCTTTTAAACCACCAAAAAGGAAGGCCGAAAGAAAAATACCAACTGAAGAGCTAGCACCTAACAATGCTACTGCAATACCGTCAAATCCATAATTAGTAAATGAAGGAAGGATATTAGCATAGTTGTATGTTCCCAAACCGAGCATTGCGCCACCAATCCCAGCGAATGCACCTGACACAGACATTGATAAGATGATATTTAAATTCACATTCATCCCCGCATATGAGGAGGCATGTTGATTGTACCCTACTGAGCGAAGTTCAAAGCCTTTCTTCGTTTTCCACAGTAAAAACCACATTAGCACGCATGCACCTATAGCAATAAGGAACCCCCAATGCAACCGTGAAAAATTCGTCAGAGCAGCTAAATAGTCTGAAGAAAGTGAAGATGAGTTATGGATAAAAGCTGTTCTTTGACCAGACTCCAGCATAAAGTTTCTTATAAAATGGTTCACAACATGCATGGCAATATAATTCATCATAATCGTTACAATCACTTCGTGTACTTGGAAACGTGCTTTTAACAATCCCGGGACAAACCCCCACAGTGCGCCAGCAAGAGCACCTGCCAATAAAGAAAGCGGGAGGTGTATAGCCATAGGAGCCTCTACTGTAATTCCTACAAACACTGACGTAAACCAACCTACAATCAGCTGACCTTCTACCCCGATATTTAACAAACCTGTCCTAAAAGCAAAAGCTACTGCCAACCCAGAAAAAATAAGCGGGGTCATTCGCTGTAATGTTTCTCCAAAGTAATAGGCATCTCCGAAGACACCTTGAAAAAGTGCTACATAACCATCGATTGGATTGTTCCCACTAACGAGCATAATCACGGCCCCTGCCAGAAAACCAAATCCAATGGCTATAAGAGGAATGACTAATCCAAAAAATTTACTTTTTATCGCATTGGTCATGACTGTGGCTCACCTGCTTCCTTTTTACCCCCGGCCATAAGTAGCCCTAATTCTTTCTCATTTGTCGATTTTGCATCCACGATAGCGACAATCTCACCTTCGTAAATAACAGCAATACGATCACTGAGATTTAATACTTCGTCAAGCTCAAGAGAGACTAATAAAACCGCACGACCTTTATCTCTTTCTTCCACTAGTTTTTTATGGATGAATTCGATTGCTCCTACATCAAGTCCCCGTGTAGGCTGAGCTGCAATCAGAAGATCAGGCGACCTATCCACTTCTCGGGCGATAATAGCCTTTTGCTGGTTTCCTCCAGAAAGTGCTCTTGCTAATGTTCGTTCACTTGGTGTTCTCACATCATATTCCTCTATTAATTGACGTGCTTTATCGTACATTTTAGGATAATTTAGAATACCATTAGATGTATATGGCTTTTGATAGTACGTTTGCAATAAAATATTTTCGCCTACAGTGAAGTCAAGTACGAGACCATGTTTATGACGATCTTGCGGAATGTGTCCGACACCAGACTCCGTCACTTTACGCGGCTTATGCGACGTAATATCTTTTCCAGAAAGGTGGATCGTTCCCTTCTTAGGAGCGTTTAGTCCTGTAATAGCCTCAATCAATTCAGACTGACCGTTGCCTTCCACCCCAGCTACCCCTATGATTTCCCCTGCACGAACGTCCAGATTTAATCCGTTAACCATATCCACGCCTCTACTATCTTGCACATGTAAATCTTTTACTGACAAAACAACCTCTTTTGGAGACGCATCTGTTTTATCCACAGCAAATGTGACTTCCCGTCCTACCATCATTTCAGCTAGGCTATTTTCAGTAGATTCAGCCACGTTTACGGTACCAATCCCTTTACCACGGCGGATAACCGTACAACGGTCACACACTTGCATAATTTCTTTTAGTTTATGAGTAATGAGAATGATGGACTTTCCTTCTTTAATAAGATTCTTCATAATTTGAATAAGTTCTTTAATCTCTTGGGGTGTTAATGCTGCTGTAGGTTCATCGAAGATTAGAATATCCGCCCCTCGATACAACGTCTTCAGTATTTCTACCCTTTGCTGCATGCCTACAGATATATTTTCAATTTTGGCATTAGGATCAACGCGAAGCCCATATTGATCAGAAATGTCAGCAACATCTTTTGCAGCTTTGCGATGATCAATCTTACCCCTTTTTACTGGCTCGCTCCCAAGAATAATATTTTCAGTAACGGTAAAATTTTGTACGAGCATGAAATGTTGATGAACCATACCAATTCCTAAGTCATTTGCTACATTAGGGTCAGTAATGTTCACTTTTTCTCCACGCACTTTAATGTCACCTTTTTCCGGCTGGTACAAACCAAACAAGACATTCATCAATGTGGATTTACCTGCCCCATTTTCACCCAACAGTGCATGGATTTCGCCTTGTTTAACTTGTAATGTAATATTATCATTCGCAACAATACCGGGAAATTCTTTCCTTATGTTATTCATTTCAATTACATATTCCAATATAAACACTCCTATCGGACTCATAAGAAAAACCTAGCATAGTTTTCACCTTATCTGCCGTCTATATGGATACTCGTTTAAAGTATGACTTAAAGGTCCTATTTTGACAGGTACTCTCTCACTTTATGGCATTTCCACTTTATGCTCACATGCCAGTTACTAACAATTGTATTTATTTTAGTTCATGCTGCATACGTACACTCATAGAAGAACTATAGCTAAATTAATTTACTTCATTAAAGTGCTAATTTTATGTTTGGCTATGTAAAAATAAAGGGTAAACGCCAAACATCACTATTTCAGTTAGCATACATTTGGATTAAAAAAGTCACACCCAACACTTTATCAAAGAAAGTGTCAGTCTCAATAAATCAAGTCAATTTTGTCGAGCCTTTTTTAGGTAATTGATTGATAATAAAGCATATGAACAAAGGCTAGTACAAGACTAGCCTTCGTTACGCCTTATTATTTATACATTC
The DNA window shown above is from Salipaludibacillus agaradhaerens and carries:
- a CDS encoding GNAT family N-acetyltransferase produces the protein MNPLDMSKFETKIVVRTIKHDDIENIIELSRISFPNMAPWKRSHLMSHLEVFPEGQFCVEIEGQIIGSCSSLIINFDEYDDQHTWDEITDEGYITNHDPEGYNLYGIEVAVHPDFRRMKIGRRLYEARKELARNMNLKSIIIGGRIPNYRTHANDLTPRQYVEEVLHHNIYDPVLTFQIMNGFTLKRINRNYLIDDEASMKYATLMEWNNVDYRPTTKRHFKTSFPVRICAIQYMMKKINSFEEFAQQCDYYADVGASYASDFVVFPEIFTTQLLSFIEEKSASQAIRRLTEFTEDYINLFNNLAIKYNVNIIGGSHFVEEDGKIFNIAYLFRRDGTIEKQYKIHITPNERKFWGIHGGDKVEVFDTDCGKIAIQICYDIEFPELARIATEKGANIIFTPFCTDERQGYLRVRYCAQARAVENQVYTMIAGTVGNLTHVENMDIQYAQSGIFTPSDFAFPRDGIVGECHPNIETVVVGDVDLELLRRHRKSGNVTQWRDRRKDLYRVDYEC
- a CDS encoding chemotaxis protein CheX, producing MNVNHINAVCRATKSIMSSHFGIDISPNKPTAGQGIIPSDDVSVVLGVHGELSGQIICTLDIETAKKIIGTMMGGMTIEAIDDIGWSAIQEFGNWVAGSTATELSKEDCIIDVTPPVVNDGPSTYRSTKKFISVPMDSSIGKIQVHISLSEMQKV
- a CDS encoding ABC transporter permease, with amino-acid sequence MDQFLLILYTIVPAALIAATPLLLTALGGLFSERSGIVNIGLEGLMVMGAFAGIVGTLYFESVGLGAASPWLGIIVAIVLGAIFSLFHAVASITLKADQIVSGVALNFLAVGLTVFIVREVFERGQTDTISARIFRTNVPILSDIPIIGPMFFSRIFATTYIAFILAVIVWYVVFKTPFGLRLRSVGEHPMAADTMGIKVNRMRYIGVMLSGAFGGMGGAVYAITTAGNFAGGTIVGQGFMALAALIFGKWHPLGAMGAAIFFGFAQALSISAQQIPGLANVPQVYMLILPYVLTILALAGFVGKAEGPKALSQPYEKGSR
- a CDS encoding ABC transporter permease, whose product is MTNAIKSKFFGLVIPLIAIGFGFLAGAVIMLVSGNNPIDGYVALFQGVFGDAYYFGETLQRMTPLIFSGLAVAFAFRTGLLNIGVEGQLIVGWFTSVFVGITVEAPMAIHLPLSLLAGALAGALWGFVPGLLKARFQVHEVIVTIMMNYIAMHVVNHFIRNFMLESGQRTAFIHNSSSLSSDYLAALTNFSRLHWGFLIAIGACVLMWFLLWKTKKGFELRSVGYNQHASSYAGMNVNLNIILSMSVSGAFAGIGGAMLGLGTYNYANILPSFTNYGFDGIAVALLGASSSVGIFLSAFLFGGLKEGANNMQGQAGVAPELVEIIIALIIFFVASSYLIRWIYSRLQSSKKEGK
- a CDS encoding ABC transporter ATP-binding protein; translation: MEYVIEMNNIRKEFPGIVANDNITLQVKQGEIHALLGENGAGKSTLMNVLFGLYQPEKGDIKVRGEKVNITDPNVANDLGIGMVHQHFMLVQNFTVTENIILGSEPVKRGKIDHRKAAKDVADISDQYGLRVDPNAKIENISVGMQQRVEILKTLYRGADILIFDEPTAALTPQEIKELIQIMKNLIKEGKSIILITHKLKEIMQVCDRCTVIRRGKGIGTVNVAESTENSLAEMMVGREVTFAVDKTDASPKEVVLSVKDLHVQDSRGVDMVNGLNLDVRAGEIIGVAGVEGNGQSELIEAITGLNAPKKGTIHLSGKDITSHKPRKVTESGVGHIPQDRHKHGLVLDFTVGENILLQTYYQKPYTSNGILNYPKMYDKARQLIEEYDVRTPSERTLARALSGGNQQKAIIAREVDRSPDLLIAAQPTRGLDVGAIEFIHKKLVEERDKGRAVLLVSLELDEVLNLSDRIAVIYEGEIVAIVDAKSTNEKELGLLMAGGKKEAGEPQS